Proteins encoded in a region of the Melioribacteraceae bacterium genome:
- the tig gene encoding trigger factor, producing the protein MEIKVNQVSDSKQEVEVNLTYEEITSDIEEAYSEERKNIEIDGFRKGKAPMAMIKKLYGEAIEYKASEKIATKKFWDVVDQENLKPISTPQLTDIDFVPGSKLFFKIQYEIKPKLELKNYKDLVIEKPLFKLKEEDIDKEVDYLLKPHFTFETYDVVEGKTFRITVNLQKLDENGVAVIGQGSENMLIDLSDEKVNQQIVENANGKKVSDKFVFTFVDEHYHGEELHREEYRYEAEITKIEKIVYPELTEEILKKISGNKAATLDEFKDMLRKNFTEYYTKQSEEIYTNSLLNEIVKNNEFTPPPGYVSSVHKRLIEMEKENAKRYKMPNVDEKAIAEYYKPRAEWNAKWQIILENLAETESIKVEESELEELANKEAEKTGISAQKLLKYYKDSNRGDVLLEDKVIDFLKANNKIKEVDAEEKTKEKKGK; encoded by the coding sequence TTGGAAATAAAAGTTAATCAGGTATCCGACTCTAAACAGGAAGTAGAAGTAAATTTAACATATGAAGAAATTACTTCAGATATTGAAGAAGCTTATAGCGAAGAGAGAAAAAATATAGAAATCGACGGCTTTCGAAAGGGTAAAGCCCCGATGGCGATGATTAAAAAACTATACGGCGAAGCTATTGAATACAAAGCCAGTGAAAAAATTGCCACTAAAAAATTCTGGGATGTCGTTGATCAGGAGAACCTGAAGCCGATTTCAACTCCGCAGTTAACCGATATCGACTTTGTACCGGGAAGTAAATTGTTTTTCAAAATCCAGTACGAAATTAAACCGAAACTTGAATTAAAGAATTATAAAGACCTCGTAATAGAAAAACCTTTATTCAAATTAAAAGAAGAAGATATCGACAAAGAAGTCGACTATTTGCTCAAACCTCATTTCACATTTGAAACTTATGATGTTGTTGAAGGCAAAACCTTTCGTATAACTGTAAATCTTCAAAAGCTGGATGAAAACGGTGTTGCCGTTATCGGTCAAGGAAGTGAAAACATGCTTATCGATTTGAGCGACGAAAAAGTTAACCAGCAGATTGTTGAAAATGCTAACGGTAAAAAAGTAAGCGACAAATTCGTATTTACATTTGTAGACGAACATTACCATGGCGAAGAACTTCACAGGGAGGAATACAGGTACGAAGCCGAGATTACAAAAATTGAAAAAATTGTATATCCGGAATTGACAGAGGAAATCTTGAAGAAGATTTCGGGTAACAAAGCTGCAACACTCGATGAATTTAAAGATATGTTGAGAAAGAACTTCACTGAGTACTACACAAAACAATCTGAAGAGATATATACAAACAGCTTATTAAATGAAATAGTGAAGAACAACGAATTTACTCCCCCTCCCGGATATGTAAGTTCCGTTCATAAGCGCCTTATTGAAATGGAAAAGGAGAATGCTAAGCGCTATAAAATGCCTAATGTTGACGAGAAAGCTATTGCAGAGTACTACAAACCGAGAGCCGAGTGGAATGCCAAGTGGCAGATTATACTTGAGAACCTTGCAGAGACAGAAAGTATAAAAGTTGAAGAATCCGAACTGGAAGAACTTGCGAACAAGGAAGCCGAGAAAACCGGGATATCCGCGCAGAAACTTCTTAAATACTATAAAGATTCCAACCGCGGCGATGTACTTCTGGAGGATAAGGTTATTGATTTTCTGAAAGCAAATAATAAGATTAAAGAAGTTGATGCCGAAGAAAAAACCAAAGAAAAAAAAGGAAAATAA
- the clpP gene encoding ATP-dependent Clp endopeptidase proteolytic subunit ClpP, translating into MKVNFPIDSIYKKDYEIYNQLVPYVIEQTGRGERGMDIFSRLLRERIIFLGTAIDDHIASLIIAQLLFLEAEDPEKDIFLYINSPGGSVSAGLAIYDTMKYIKSKVSTICVGLAASMGAVLLAGGEANKRSALPHSKIMIHQPWIGGLQGQTTDIEIHAKEMIKTRDTIYNILSEHTGKSYEQIAKDCDRDYFLTSQEAKEYKLIDNILVHRVSQTDQNKEKK; encoded by the coding sequence ATGAAAGTTAATTTCCCGATCGATTCTATTTATAAAAAAGATTATGAAATTTATAATCAGCTTGTTCCCTATGTAATTGAGCAAACGGGTCGCGGCGAGCGCGGAATGGATATCTTTTCCAGGTTACTAAGGGAAAGAATTATTTTCCTTGGGACAGCGATCGACGATCATATAGCAAGCCTGATAATTGCCCAGCTTCTCTTTCTGGAAGCGGAAGATCCGGAAAAGGATATTTTCCTTTATATCAACTCCCCCGGCGGAAGTGTTTCGGCCGGTCTGGCAATATATGATACAATGAAATATATAAAGTCGAAAGTTTCCACTATTTGCGTTGGATTAGCAGCAAGTATGGGAGCTGTTCTTCTTGCCGGAGGCGAAGCTAACAAACGTTCCGCACTCCCCCATTCAAAAATCATGATACATCAGCCGTGGATCGGTGGTCTGCAGGGACAGACAACAGACATCGAGATTCACGCAAAAGAAATGATAAAGACGCGGGATACAATCTACAATATTCTTTCCGAGCACACCGGTAAGAGTTATGAACAGATTGCAAAAGATTGCGACAGGGATTATTTCCTTACTTCCCAGGAAGCAAAAGAATACAAGCTGATTGATAATATTCTTGTTCATAGAGTCTCTCAAACAGATCAGAATAAAGAAAAAAAATAA
- a CDS encoding S9 family peptidase, with the protein MKTLKRLFLLTLIATSGLFAQEKLLTVEDVILNSFTKYSPANIRQLGWIPDSDFYVFPEGTGESSVLMKSTPLSVKKDTLITLKEINSKLESFGQRKLNNIPAIRWTDSNTLQFWSGGTWFSYNIKFKNISKLNALPSGAENQTPAPNNKFVAYTIANNLFVNLDESKKIQISNDTDTNIVNGQAVHRNEFGINGGIFWSPNSNYIAYYRMDQTMVSDYPLVEIDKTPAQLKNIKYPMAGQKSHHVTVGLYNIESGKTTWIKTGEPLEQYLTNLEWSPDEKYFYIAHLNRDQNHMEFKKYDVATGDLINTLFEEKDTEFVEPLNPMIFLPKSNNQFLWFSERDGFNHLYLYDTDGKMIRQVTQGKWVITSFHGFDNTGKFIYITSTKESPIERHFYKVNLENGKMDRVTSEPGVHNVQASSNGQFFIDSYSSLEVPRVINILNKKYSVVKNLLNSDNPLKEIKLGEVKIFTIKNEEGTDLYCRMIYPPDFDNSKKYPVIFYVYGGPHSQGVLNSFGAGSYQLWFRMMAQKGYIVFELDNRGTSNRGSDFAQATFRKLGTVEVMDQMAGVNYLKSLPYVDPERFGVYGWSYGGFMTTSLMLRTNGAFKVGACGGAVIDWKYYEIMYTERYMDTPQTNPDGYKESGLLNYIDNLSGKLLLVHGTSDPTVVWQNTLAFAKLAAEKNKPLEYYPYVGHGHGVRGREALHLYNKITNFFIENL; encoded by the coding sequence ATGAAAACTCTCAAACGCCTCTTTCTCCTAACACTCATTGCAACATCCGGTTTATTTGCTCAGGAAAAACTGTTAACTGTTGAAGATGTTATACTTAATTCGTTTACTAAGTATTCTCCGGCTAATATCCGACAGCTTGGATGGATACCCGATTCTGATTTTTATGTTTTTCCCGAAGGGACCGGAGAATCTTCGGTACTGATGAAATCCACTCCACTCTCAGTGAAAAAAGATACTTTGATTACACTAAAAGAGATCAATTCAAAATTAGAATCTTTTGGTCAGAGGAAACTGAATAATATCCCTGCGATACGATGGACCGATTCCAATACACTTCAATTCTGGTCTGGAGGTACCTGGTTTTCTTACAACATCAAATTCAAAAATATTTCCAAATTAAACGCCCTCCCATCAGGTGCAGAAAATCAAACTCCTGCACCAAATAATAAGTTTGTCGCTTATACCATTGCAAATAATCTATTTGTGAATCTTGATGAGTCGAAAAAAATTCAGATTTCAAATGATACAGACACCAATATAGTTAACGGTCAGGCTGTTCACAGAAATGAATTCGGCATCAACGGCGGAATTTTCTGGTCCCCTAATTCAAATTATATTGCTTACTACCGTATGGACCAGACGATGGTTTCTGACTACCCTCTCGTTGAAATCGACAAGACACCAGCACAACTTAAAAATATCAAATACCCCATGGCCGGTCAAAAGAGTCATCACGTTACAGTTGGGCTTTACAACATAGAAAGCGGAAAGACCACGTGGATTAAAACCGGAGAACCTCTTGAACAATACTTAACTAATCTGGAATGGTCACCAGACGAAAAATATTTTTATATAGCTCATTTGAACCGTGATCAGAACCACATGGAATTCAAAAAGTATGATGTAGCCACCGGCGATTTAATCAATACATTATTCGAAGAAAAGGATACGGAATTTGTTGAGCCCTTGAATCCTATGATCTTTCTCCCGAAATCGAACAATCAGTTTTTATGGTTTTCTGAAAGAGATGGATTCAATCATCTCTATCTCTACGATACGGACGGTAAAATGATTCGGCAAGTTACTCAGGGTAAATGGGTAATAACCTCCTTCCATGGATTCGACAATACCGGAAAATTTATTTACATCACTTCCACAAAAGAATCCCCCATCGAACGCCATTTTTATAAAGTGAATCTTGAAAACGGGAAAATGGATCGGGTTACAAGCGAACCGGGCGTTCATAATGTTCAGGCAAGTTCCAACGGACAGTTTTTTATCGACTCTTACAGCAGTCTTGAAGTCCCCCGCGTTATTAATATTCTAAACAAGAAATATTCTGTTGTTAAAAATCTTTTGAATTCTGATAATCCGTTAAAAGAAATTAAACTTGGCGAAGTAAAAATCTTTACTATCAAGAATGAGGAAGGGACAGACTTATATTGCAGAATGATCTATCCGCCGGATTTTGATAATTCAAAGAAATACCCTGTAATATTTTACGTCTACGGAGGTCCTCACTCCCAGGGAGTTCTTAATTCCTTCGGTGCAGGAAGTTATCAGTTATGGTTCAGAATGATGGCCCAGAAGGGATATATTGTTTTCGAACTTGATAACAGAGGTACATCCAACAGAGGATCTGATTTTGCTCAAGCTACATTCAGGAAATTAGGTACGGTTGAAGTTATGGACCAGATGGCAGGAGTTAATTATCTGAAGTCACTTCCTTATGTAGATCCTGAACGTTTCGGAGTTTACGGCTGGAGTTACGGAGGATTTATGACAACTTCATTAATGCTCAGGACGAACGGCGCATTCAAAGTTGGCGCCTGCGGCGGTGCTGTAATCGACTGGAAATATTATGAAATAATGTACACAGAACGATATATGGATACACCTCAAACTAATCCTGATGGGTACAAGGAATCGGGTCTATTGAATTATATCGATAACCTCTCTGGTAAACTATTACTCGTACATGGCACTTCGGATCCAACAGTAGTATGGCAGAATACATTAGCATTTGCCAAACTTGCCGCAGAAAAGAATAAACCTCTTGAGTACTATCCATATGTAGGGCACGGGCATGGAGTTCGGGGACGGGAGGCTCTCCATCTTTACAATAAGATCACCAATTTCTTTATTGAAAATCTCTGA
- a CDS encoding response regulator, which produces MPTNDKYDFLKKISELSEFAKRGDDFFADEVCNFIVDEFNLEAAVLFSIGTDHKFTVLSRSRSARKSYSKGSAHNCQSCKNLVSELTNTLYNDSSCQIQISDFLVYEACALVKVSDELKILIKVARKTAFSAEEKADLENAIKLIGLIFFNWFSTKGNLVVTDISFTGLFNNTSVELKNSVNSIIGFTSIISEENLSASNSEYLASIKKYSQGMLLIINDLNEIAKADSGKLVLVRKNISVSALVNDISALFKSKLSNKEISFKINTAEEFSRSIDLDDQKLRYILSNILFFITSSTAGAKITINVTGHRGNKIRFEIIESTKSLPAELIERFFEPFALSKNNEYKSTSLTGLSLTLVKKYVNFLGGDITVTGSDNSTIFNFTINGEVMTEIESTLSQLPKPSTKNKVLVVEDDYATSKLLSNYLNKWGYDPTIVSSESQAFSVINSEPLLAIILDIEIPNINGLELLKKIHDNPNTKNVPVIACSIEPEQQKAFMMGAVEYFVKPINYNYLVEVLTHYKLRKDSNVLCVDDDVPTLNLVKQAIQSVGFNAIAENVSANVMNLIRDKEIDLAIVDLDMPAPNGFELIKLIKSEKKFANLPIIIYTGKENYKEDLSKIEGLFEELLEKRSTNIEDLADTINAMINRYEVPPPVDSVIQKKGGTKILLAEDYKHSQIIVTRLLKKNNYEDIVVVENGEDAVKMATGDKFDLILMDMQMPIMNGFEATEKIRQMPEYKNIPIIALTAFAMKGDREKCLESGATDYIPKPIDSKEFIEKVKYYTNA; this is translated from the coding sequence ATGCCAACTAATGATAAGTATGATTTCCTAAAAAAGATATCAGAGCTTTCCGAATTTGCAAAACGCGGGGATGATTTTTTTGCTGACGAGGTCTGTAATTTCATTGTTGATGAATTTAACCTGGAAGCTGCAGTTCTTTTTTCAATTGGAACCGACCATAAATTTACAGTATTAAGCAGATCAAGATCCGCACGTAAGAGTTATTCCAAAGGTTCCGCTCACAATTGCCAATCCTGTAAAAATCTTGTTTCCGAACTGACCAATACACTCTACAATGATTCCTCCTGTCAAATACAGATTTCCGACTTTCTTGTTTACGAGGCATGCGCACTTGTTAAAGTAAGTGACGAGCTGAAGATATTGATAAAAGTTGCGAGGAAAACCGCTTTTTCTGCTGAAGAAAAGGCTGACCTTGAAAATGCAATTAAACTGATCGGATTGATTTTTTTCAACTGGTTTTCTACAAAAGGCAATTTAGTTGTTACGGATATTTCATTTACCGGTCTATTCAACAATACTTCGGTTGAATTGAAGAACAGTGTAAATTCTATTATCGGATTCACTTCAATTATTTCCGAGGAGAACCTTTCTGCATCTAATTCAGAGTATCTTGCTTCCATAAAAAAGTATTCTCAGGGCATGCTTCTTATAATCAACGATCTGAATGAAATTGCCAAAGCAGATAGTGGTAAACTTGTTCTCGTTCGGAAAAATATTTCAGTCAGTGCTCTGGTTAATGATATTTCCGCGCTCTTCAAGAGCAAATTATCCAACAAAGAAATTTCATTCAAAATAAACACAGCCGAAGAATTCTCACGTTCAATCGATCTGGACGATCAGAAATTACGCTACATTTTAAGCAATATATTATTTTTCATAACCTCTTCAACTGCCGGTGCCAAAATAACAATTAATGTGACTGGCCATCGAGGTAATAAAATAAGATTCGAAATAATCGAGTCCACAAAAAGTCTTCCGGCCGAACTTATAGAACGGTTTTTTGAACCATTTGCACTCTCAAAGAATAACGAATATAAAAGTACAAGTCTTACAGGACTAAGCTTAACCTTAGTAAAAAAATATGTAAATTTCCTGGGAGGGGATATTACTGTTACCGGAAGCGATAACAGTACAATATTTAATTTCACTATCAATGGAGAAGTGATGACAGAAATTGAATCCACTCTATCGCAGCTGCCAAAACCCTCGACAAAGAACAAGGTTCTTGTAGTTGAGGATGATTACGCTACTTCCAAACTCCTCAGTAATTACCTCAACAAATGGGGCTACGATCCTACTATTGTCAGTTCCGAAAGTCAGGCTTTTTCTGTAATAAACAGTGAACCGCTTCTGGCTATAATTCTCGATATTGAAATTCCCAACATAAACGGTCTGGAGCTGTTAAAAAAGATTCATGATAATCCGAATACGAAAAATGTTCCTGTTATCGCATGTTCAATTGAACCCGAACAGCAAAAAGCTTTTATGATGGGAGCGGTTGAGTATTTTGTAAAACCGATTAATTACAACTACCTTGTTGAAGTCCTTACTCATTACAAACTCCGTAAAGATTCAAACGTATTATGTGTTGATGACGACGTGCCTACACTCAATCTAGTTAAACAGGCTATCCAGAGTGTAGGATTTAACGCTATAGCAGAAAATGTGTCTGCCAATGTAATGAACCTGATACGGGATAAAGAAATAGATCTTGCAATTGTTGATCTTGATATGCCTGCCCCTAACGGATTCGAATTAATAAAACTAATTAAGTCAGAGAAAAAATTCGCAAACCTCCCTATTATCATTTATACAGGAAAAGAAAATTATAAAGAAGATCTCTCCAAAATAGAAGGATTATTCGAAGAACTTCTCGAAAAGAGATCTACTAACATAGAAGATCTTGCCGATACTATTAACGCAATGATAAACCGTTATGAAGTACCGCCTCCTGTTGATTCTGTAATTCAGAAGAAAGGCGGAACCAAAATACTGCTTGCAGAGGATTATAAGCATTCTCAGATAATTGTAACCCGACTACTTAAAAAGAATAACTACGAGGATATAGTAGTTGTTGAAAACGGTGAAGATGCCGTTAAAATGGCTACAGGAGATAAGTTCGATCTGATTCTCATGGATATGCAAATGCCAATTATGAATGGTTTCGAAGCGACCGAAAAGATACGCCAGATGCCCGAATACAAGAATATTCCTATTATCGCGCTTACCGCCTTCGCAATGAAAGGCGACCGTGAGAAATGCCTTGAATCGGGCGCTACCGATTATATTCCAAAGCCGATCGATTCTAAAGAATTTATTGAAAAGGTTAAATACTACACTAACGCTTAA
- a CDS encoding protein kinase, producing the protein MENLIGKLIDNYRIVSVLGKGGMGIVYKAYDTKLDRYVAIKMLNAQTYDRERFVERFKREAKNQAKLSHPNIVTVYGFIEYGDLLGIAMEYVEGESLEKVIQRQGRFNLYDVIYILKQALLGLGYAHSKGFVHRDIKPSNIILNKEGITKIMDFGISKSLFDKNMTKTGSKIGTVYYMSPEQIKGEDVTNRSDIYSIGCTTYEMIVGTPPFDFQSEYEVMDSHLKKTAPKISTRLTGIPDQVDKVIMKSLEKNPLERYNSCEDMYNDVQEVDKHVAKMYTSYFKKSTERSKTYKTFSSLAFAGIIILMLVLAYFVFHQVNDLLTSNKLDQLEKYSIQSLFSSEDDKLKFSSINKVRSNTLFNLNAVYFANEKMAAAVGDSGTVLISNDAGITWEPKDIGVNINFSDIYVSPSGKSIIVGDSSSIFYSYNALDSLQQIPFQKGYTFFRIRFIDDETGFITGNKGLILKTINGGINWYKVTTNTTDLIFDIAFIDAKRGFAVGWNGMILRTTNGGESWNKSDFKSVDNYFKAIDFTKNGYGLIVGGDGMILRSTNYGEIWEETRVTDIGGLQRVMFINDKTSVLIGNRGTIMVSKNRGENWNLVESQIFSNMNDIALNPDGHLYLVGVNGMMFRIE; encoded by the coding sequence ATGGAAAATTTAATCGGTAAACTGATCGATAATTACCGGATCGTTTCTGTTCTTGGTAAAGGGGGAATGGGAATAGTCTATAAAGCTTATGATACAAAACTCGATCGTTATGTTGCGATTAAAATGCTTAATGCACAGACGTATGACCGTGAAAGGTTTGTAGAGAGATTTAAAAGAGAAGCAAAAAATCAGGCTAAATTATCGCATCCGAATATTGTCACTGTTTATGGTTTCATTGAATACGGGGATCTCCTCGGTATTGCAATGGAGTATGTTGAAGGAGAAAGTCTCGAAAAAGTAATTCAGCGGCAGGGCAGATTCAATTTATACGATGTTATCTATATTCTTAAGCAGGCATTACTCGGACTTGGTTACGCTCATTCCAAAGGATTTGTTCACAGAGATATAAAACCTTCCAATATTATTCTGAACAAAGAAGGAATAACGAAAATTATGGATTTCGGAATTTCCAAATCTTTGTTCGATAAAAATATGACCAAAACCGGCTCAAAGATCGGTACCGTATATTATATGAGTCCTGAACAGATTAAAGGAGAGGATGTTACCAACAGAAGTGATATTTATTCGATCGGTTGTACTACTTATGAAATGATTGTCGGTACTCCGCCTTTCGATTTTCAGAGTGAATACGAGGTGATGGATAGTCATCTCAAGAAAACCGCTCCAAAGATTTCAACCCGGCTGACCGGCATCCCGGATCAGGTGGATAAAGTAATTATGAAATCATTGGAAAAGAATCCGCTTGAAAGATATAACAGCTGCGAAGATATGTATAACGATGTACAGGAAGTTGATAAGCATGTCGCAAAAATGTATACGAGCTATTTTAAGAAATCGACCGAACGTTCAAAGACTTATAAAACATTTTCGAGCCTCGCTTTTGCAGGTATTATAATATTAATGTTAGTTCTTGCCTATTTCGTTTTTCATCAGGTTAACGATCTGCTTACCAGCAATAAACTCGATCAACTTGAAAAATACAGCATACAGTCCCTTTTTTCGTCGGAAGATGATAAATTAAAATTCTCTTCGATTAATAAAGTCAGGAGTAATACACTTTTTAATCTGAATGCCGTTTATTTTGCAAACGAAAAAATGGCCGCTGCCGTCGGCGATTCGGGTACAGTGCTTATCTCGAATGATGCTGGCATAACCTGGGAGCCGAAAGACATAGGTGTCAACATTAACTTCAGCGATATATATGTCTCACCGTCAGGCAAATCAATAATTGTCGGAGATTCATCTTCTATCTTTTACAGTTACAATGCTCTCGATTCTCTGCAGCAGATCCCGTTTCAGAAAGGATATACTTTTTTCAGAATAAGATTTATTGACGATGAAACCGGATTTATTACTGGTAACAAAGGACTAATTCTTAAAACAATTAACGGTGGAATAAACTGGTATAAAGTAACAACTAATACGACCGACCTTATCTTCGACATCGCATTCATCGATGCGAAACGGGGTTTTGCAGTCGGCTGGAATGGAATGATCCTTAGAACCACTAACGGCGGCGAATCATGGAATAAGTCGGATTTTAAATCTGTTGACAATTACTTTAAAGCAATCGATTTCACTAAGAATGGATACGGTTTGATTGTTGGCGGCGACGGAATGATTTTAAGATCGACTAACTACGGAGAAATTTGGGAGGAAACAAGGGTTACTGATATTGGAGGACTACAGAGGGTAATGTTTATAAATGATAAGACTTCAGTGCTGATTGGAAACAGAGGGACTATTATGGTCTCAAAAAACCGTGGTGAGAACTGGAACCTTGTAGAATCTCAGATCTTTTCGAATATGAACGATATTGCTCTTAATCCCGACGGACATTTATATCTTGTCGGTGTTAACGGTATGATGTTCAGAATTGAATAG
- the murA gene encoding UDP-N-acetylglucosamine 1-carboxyvinyltransferase, producing the protein MDKFIIRGGKRLSGKVSVSGAKNSSLALMPATLLNSGINIIDNTPEVNDIYTMIKLLTHLGVETEFANHKLTLNTSNITSQIAPYEHVKKMRASVYVLGPLLSRFGYAKVSMPGGCAWGPRPINLHIEAMKKLGGEIELEEGYIIARAKRLHGAKIHFDIPSVGATGNALMAAVLAKGTTLITNAAIEPEINLLVEYLNGMGAHIQGIGTTTLEVEGVEVLKPFSIRNIPDRIEAGTLLIAGAITDSRIELENTQLDHLDSVLVKLEDSGIKLFNSKDKIILDATDNSRKCVDITTAVYPGFPTDMQAQWTAYMTLIEGTSSVTDTIYLDRFNHVPELNRLGANIELINNRAIVKGVKKLTGAKVMSTDLRASASLVLAGLAAEGTTEVLRIYHLDRGYQKIEEKLKSLGAEIERVATTEF; encoded by the coding sequence TTGGATAAATTTATAATCCGCGGTGGAAAAAGATTATCGGGCAAAGTTAGTGTAAGCGGCGCTAAAAATTCTTCCCTGGCATTAATGCCTGCAACTCTTCTTAATTCCGGTATCAATATTATCGACAATACTCCCGAGGTAAACGATATCTATACGATGATCAAACTCTTAACCCATCTAGGTGTTGAAACAGAGTTTGCCAATCATAAGTTAACATTAAATACAAGCAATATTACCAGTCAGATAGCCCCGTATGAACATGTAAAGAAAATGCGGGCTTCCGTATATGTTCTTGGGCCGCTACTATCCCGTTTCGGTTATGCAAAAGTTTCTATGCCCGGCGGATGTGCGTGGGGACCCCGGCCTATTAATCTTCACATTGAGGCAATGAAAAAACTCGGAGGCGAAATTGAACTTGAAGAGGGTTATATTATTGCCAGGGCAAAACGTCTTCACGGTGCCAAGATTCATTTTGATATTCCTTCTGTTGGTGCAACCGGAAATGCGTTGATGGCTGCAGTTCTTGCTAAAGGTACTACTCTTATCACGAATGCTGCAATTGAACCCGAAATTAATCTTTTAGTAGAATATCTAAACGGTATGGGAGCACATATTCAGGGTATAGGGACAACCACACTTGAAGTAGAAGGTGTCGAGGTGCTTAAACCTTTTTCAATTAGAAATATTCCCGACAGAATTGAAGCCGGTACTTTATTGATTGCAGGCGCCATTACAGACAGTAGAATAGAACTTGAGAATACACAGTTGGATCATCTGGATTCTGTACTTGTAAAACTGGAGGACAGCGGAATTAAGTTATTTAATTCAAAGGACAAAATTATTTTAGATGCAACAGATAATAGCCGTAAATGTGTTGATATAACAACCGCAGTTTATCCCGGATTCCCTACTGATATGCAGGCACAATGGACAGCCTACATGACTTTGATAGAAGGTACATCCTCCGTTACTGATACGATTTATCTGGACCGTTTCAATCACGTTCCGGAACTGAATAGGCTGGGAGCAAATATTGAACTTATAAATAACAGGGCTATAGTCAAAGGTGTTAAGAAGTTAACAGGTGCTAAGGTAATGTCCACCGATTTACGAGCCAGCGCATCGTTAGTATTAGCCGGTTTGGCTGCAGAGGGAACTACTGAGGTCCTGAGGATTTATCATCTCGACAGAGGATATCAAAAAATTGAAGAAAAGTTGAAATCGTTAGGAGCGGAAATAGAAAGAGTTGCCACAACGGAATTCTAA